One genomic window of Onychostoma macrolepis isolate SWU-2019 chromosome 25, ASM1243209v1, whole genome shotgun sequence includes the following:
- the pdia3 gene encoding protein disulfide-isomerase A3: MMLVVLFIAAFAAAARASDVLEYTDDDFDSKIGDHDLILVEFFAPWCGHCKRLAPEYEAAATRLKGVVPLAKVDCTVSSSVCGKYGVSGYPTLKIFRDGEDSGSYDGPRTADGIVSHLKKQAGPASVELKSEAEYQKFVGDRDASVVGFFADGGSAAQGEFLKAASALRESYRFAHTNVEDLLKKHDFDGEGVILFRPPHLSNKFEDGSVKFAEDKFTSAKIKKFIQDNIFGICPHMTDDNKDQLKGKDLLVAYYDVDYEKNPKGSNYWRNRVMKVAKSFLDQGQKLSFAVASKNSFNHDVSELGLDGSSGELPLVGIRTAKGDKYVMKEEFSRDGKALEKFLQDYFDGNLKRYLKSEPIPENNDGPVKVIVAENFDSIVNDESKDVLIEFYAPWCGHCKSLEPKYKELGEKLSDNPNIVIAKMDATANDVPSPYEVRGFPTIYFSPAGQKQNPKKYEGGREVSDFISYLKREATNTVVVQEDEKKSKKKKSEL, from the exons ATGATGCTGGTTGTGCTGTTTATCGCTGCTTTTGCAGCGGCCGCGCGCGCGAGTGATGTGCTGGAGTACACAGATGATGATTTTGACAGCAAAATCGGAGATCATGACCTTATCCTGGTGGAGTTCTTCGCACCCTG GTGTGGCCATTGCAAACGTCTTGCCCCTGAGTATGAGGCAGCCGCCACTCGACTAAAAGGCGTCGTCCCACTTGCTAAG GTGGACTGTACCGTCAGTTCCAGCGTGTGCGGCAAATATGGCGTGAGCGGATACCCAACCCTGAAGATTTTCAGAGATGGAGAGGACTCTGGTAGCTATGATGGTCCCAGGACAGCAG ATGGAATTGTTAGCCACCTGAAGAAGCAGGCAGGTCCAGCCTCTGTGGAGCTCAAAAGTGAGGCTGAATATCAGAAGTTCGTTGGGGACCGTGATGCCAGTGTTGTGG GATTCTTCGCTGATGGAGGAAGTGCTGCTCAGGGAGAGTTCCTGAAGGCTGCCAGCGCTTTGAGAGAGTCCTACCGTTTTGCCCACACTAACGTAGAGGACTTATTGAAGAAGCATGACTTTGATGGAGA GGGTGTTATTTTGTTCCGACCACCTCATCTCAGCAACAAATTTGAAGATGGCAGTGTGAAATTCGCTGAGGACAAATTCACAAGCGCAAAGATCAAGAAGTTTATTCAGGATAACAT TTTTGGCATCTGTCCCCACATGACTGATGACAACAAAGACCAGCTGAAAGGCAAAGACTTGTTGGTGGCCTACTATGACGTGGATTATGAGAAGAACCCCAAGGGTTCCAACTACTGGAGGAACAG GGTAATGAAGGTGGCCAAGAGCTTCCTGGATCAGGGGCAGAAGCTCAGCTTCGCTGTGGCCAGTAAGAACAGCTTCAACCATGACGTGTCTGAGCTGGGTCTGGACGGCAGCAGTGGAGAGCTGCCTCTTGTCGGCATCCGTACTGCCAAGGGAGACAAATACGTCATGAAGGAGGAGTTCtc TCGTGATGGAAAGGCCTTGGAAAAGTTCCTGCAGGATTATTTTGATGGAAACCTGAAGCGTTACCTCAAATCAGAGCCCATTCCTGAAAACAATGATGGCCCTGTGAAG GTTATTGTGGCTGAGAACTTTGACTCAATTGTAAATGATGAGAGCAAAGACGTTCTCATTGAGTTTTACGCCCCCTGGTGTGGACACTGCAAGAGCCTGGAGCCTAAATACAAAGAACTCGGAGAGAAG CTTTCAGACAATCCAAACATTGTCATCGCAAAGATGGATGCCACCGCTAACGATGTCCCCTCTCCATATGAAGTTAGAGG ATTCCCCACAATCTATTTCTCCCCTGCTGGTCAGAAGCAAAATCCAAAGAAATATGAG GGAGGTCGTGAAGTCAGCGACTTTATTTCCTACCTGAAAAGAGAGGCCACAAACACCGTGGTGGTCCAAGAGGATGAGAAGAAATCAAAGAAGAAGAAGTCTGAGTTATAA